The following coding sequences are from one Elusimicrobium minutum Pei191 window:
- a CDS encoding Tetratricopeptide domain-containing protein yields the protein MNKSIRYFLVILTVCFLAGAVHSQDRTRTRGKEKGMILDLTRFSLGTMNKTEDRKQYMSTIQLEKQRIENFTLGIVYENAFFFYRRGDYQRAHDLAMAILAVDPEFKNARTLAEQAHRMGTFGTLSESEIIAAKTAEAERLHANGRLVEANRKFDEILAIQPNNGNAKNWQRKISKEIAQEHERRGDAAYAKGDFEKALDQWYSALLIRKEDPSLVSRIVKVEKELKDKKLTAAMKEGAEYYSAGKLVSSFNAFQRALKIQPAEPKAQKFSDQLRTEIAQGYVNSANKFYKSGKYDSAIANWNEAKKWGYDANTLDAAIKKARNAKTASTAKKTTKPISGSVTKPEIPTVEQEDPFAQDPVFDEPNFNAQLPTVETTRVSEENRRLSQEAYGRGVKAFNDEDYETARKEWNTAKQLDPGNADAEQGLRRVQEMLEVR from the coding sequence ATGAATAAGAGCATAAGATATTTTCTTGTTATATTAACGGTATGTTTTTTGGCCGGGGCAGTCCACTCGCAAGACAGGACAAGAACAAGAGGTAAGGAAAAGGGCATGATTCTTGACCTCACCAGGTTTTCTTTGGGCACAATGAATAAAACCGAAGACAGAAAACAGTATATGTCCACAATTCAGCTTGAAAAGCAAAGAATTGAAAACTTTACCTTAGGCATAGTGTATGAAAACGCTTTTTTCTTTTACAGAAGAGGCGATTACCAGCGCGCGCATGATTTGGCTATGGCTATTTTAGCGGTTGACCCGGAATTTAAAAATGCTCGCACTTTAGCCGAACAGGCGCACCGTATGGGTACTTTTGGCACTCTTTCCGAGTCTGAGATTATAGCTGCCAAAACGGCCGAAGCCGAAAGACTTCACGCGAACGGCAGACTTGTTGAAGCAAACAGAAAATTTGACGAAATTTTAGCCATCCAACCCAATAACGGTAACGCCAAAAATTGGCAAAGAAAAATCAGTAAAGAAATAGCCCAGGAACATGAAAGAAGGGGCGACGCGGCCTACGCGAAAGGCGATTTTGAAAAAGCTTTGGACCAATGGTACAGCGCGCTTTTAATAAGAAAAGAGGATCCTTCATTGGTTTCCAGAATTGTAAAAGTTGAAAAAGAATTAAAAGACAAAAAACTTACCGCCGCTATGAAAGAAGGCGCTGAATACTATTCAGCTGGTAAGCTTGTGTCTTCTTTTAATGCTTTTCAGCGCGCTCTTAAAATACAGCCCGCTGAGCCTAAAGCCCAAAAATTTTCGGACCAGCTTAGGACGGAAATTGCCCAAGGGTATGTTAATTCGGCCAACAAATTTTATAAATCTGGCAAGTATGACAGCGCAATAGCTAACTGGAACGAAGCCAAAAAATGGGGATATGACGCTAACACCTTGGACGCGGCCATTAAAAAAGCTAGAAACGCTAAAACCGCCTCTACCGCCAAAAAAACCACTAAACCCATTAGCGGCAGCGTTACAAAGCCGGAAATTCCTACGGTTGAGCAGGAAGATCCTTTTGCACAGGATCCTGTTTTTGACGAACCCAATTTCAACGCCCAGCTGCCTACTGTTGAGACTACAAGAGTTTCGGAAGAGAACAGGCGCCTTTCTCAGGAAGCCTACGGCAGAGGCGTAAAAGCCTTTAACGATGAAGATTATGAAACCGCCCGTAAAGAATGGAACACGGCTAAACAGTTAGATCCGGGCAACGCAGACGCGGAACAAGGTCTTAGAAGAGTGCAAGAGATGCTGGAGGTAAGGTAA
- a CDS encoding type II secretion system F family protein, whose translation MFDQMKEVGLMISLGAGSFAVFMLVMRLFAPEDAPLSVSDIEAKRMKATSSFSSIKQDTMWGKLCLYILEAFKLEKPLEEQHLLLGSPATPQPVTILYQKILWAILLPILVLLVLKNFLFVIFIPLGFYIPTALVNSKIQKRQRDMLGNFSTTVDLAALIIESGLDYMTAFDRIIRIAKEKTVLEEELDKMLNEVKLGYSRREALERLANRTGVQEIRSFVGLIIQSDELGTSLVDLLRNFSIDLRFRRMNKAEKLAAQASTKMLVPLFLFIFPTVFILILAPMLKDIISSGGVGF comes from the coding sequence ATGTTTGACCAAATGAAAGAAGTCGGACTTATGATATCGTTAGGCGCAGGCTCCTTTGCGGTGTTTATGCTTGTTATGAGGCTTTTTGCCCCGGAAGATGCTCCGCTCAGCGTTTCAGATATTGAAGCTAAAAGAATGAAAGCCACATCAAGTTTTTCTTCTATCAAGCAAGATACAATGTGGGGCAAATTATGCCTTTATATTTTAGAAGCTTTTAAATTGGAAAAACCTTTAGAGGAGCAGCATCTTTTACTTGGCAGTCCCGCCACTCCGCAGCCTGTAACGATACTTTACCAAAAAATACTTTGGGCAATATTATTACCGATATTGGTTTTACTTGTTTTAAAAAATTTTTTATTTGTAATTTTTATACCCTTGGGTTTTTATATCCCGACAGCGTTAGTTAACAGTAAAATACAAAAACGCCAGCGTGATATGCTTGGCAATTTTTCGACCACTGTTGACTTAGCCGCTCTTATTATTGAATCCGGCTTGGATTATATGACTGCGTTTGACAGAATTATAAGAATAGCCAAAGAGAAAACGGTTTTAGAAGAAGAACTTGATAAAATGTTAAACGAAGTTAAACTCGGTTATTCAAGAAGGGAAGCGCTTGAAAGGCTTGCGAACAGAACGGGCGTGCAGGAAATACGCTCTTTTGTCGGGCTTATTATTCAGTCAGACGAGTTAGGCACAAGCTTGGTTGACTTGCTTAGAAACTTTTCCATAGACTTACGTTTCAGGCGTATGAATAAGGCGGAAAAACTTGCCGCGCAGGCAAGCACAAAGATGTTAGTGCCTTTATTTTTATTTATTTTCCCCACGGTTTTTATTTTAATTTTAGCGCCTATGCTTAAAGATATTATTTCAAGCGGCGGTGTTGGTTTTTAA
- a CDS encoding type II secretion system F family protein, whose amino-acid sequence MIRKIIFTFVLASITAFSFAEPFSAEEKRLITCARERIYIIYQMLDSKVPVESKSFILPEKCGGSEKAPIKIPKWLIEELPLMDQRAVVYNEKDKVTLTESDVWRTSLANIYEFLTRTEELFDTQSTVTQDKLTSDFITIKANFLISLDRLNTPVKLGGKVYSMKDSFSGRGRSLIPTLELINSEFDSVIESFSGPSNLREDKFRKAADAIGILTNNFYSQFFSTPIPLAPDPKDYAGLMGRNLFGWFLIGLSTILVFVSVLFYVVSMEQRINNSFENFIKRSNDWAEDFNRQFIAINVKHIVGTTVLIFAVFGALFGYAVGGFTGVIVFLLILGLGAKVSKGMPGTVLKNLKRRRGTKINNQLMDSLILLSNSLKAGMDIVQAFEMVSKDMKPPIADEFGLVIKNYQLGSSFEQALEMMEDRVENRLLSYMIKAIVLQRQVGGNLTKIFERIVETIREESKLEEKLQAMTAQQRIQSIVVGIMPWLMISVMFLFRPDAMINFYTSGIGLIVLFFCIFWILMGMKMVSKLGEIKV is encoded by the coding sequence ATGATAAGAAAAATAATATTTACTTTTGTTTTGGCGTCGATTACAGCGTTTTCTTTTGCGGAGCCTTTTAGCGCGGAAGAAAAACGTCTTATTACATGCGCCCGTGAAAGAATTTATATTATTTACCAAATGTTAGACTCCAAAGTTCCGGTTGAAAGCAAATCTTTTATTTTGCCGGAAAAATGCGGCGGCAGCGAAAAAGCTCCCATAAAAATTCCCAAATGGCTTATAGAAGAACTTCCGTTAATGGACCAGCGCGCTGTTGTTTATAATGAAAAAGACAAGGTTACTCTTACCGAGTCCGACGTGTGGAGGACATCTCTTGCCAATATTTATGAGTTTCTTACAAGGACAGAAGAACTTTTTGATACACAGTCCACAGTAACGCAAGATAAACTTACTTCTGATTTTATTACTATTAAAGCTAATTTTCTTATTTCTTTAGACAGGCTAAACACACCTGTTAAATTGGGCGGAAAAGTTTATTCAATGAAAGACAGTTTCAGCGGAAGGGGCCGTTCTCTAATACCTACGCTGGAACTTATTAACAGCGAGTTTGACAGCGTTATAGAATCTTTTAGCGGGCCTTCAAATTTACGTGAAGACAAATTTAGAAAAGCGGCCGACGCCATAGGCATACTTACAAACAATTTTTACTCACAGTTTTTTTCAACGCCGATTCCTTTGGCGCCGGATCCGAAAGATTATGCCGGCCTTATGGGGCGTAATCTCTTTGGTTGGTTTTTAATAGGATTAAGCACCATTTTGGTTTTTGTGTCAGTGTTGTTTTATGTGGTTTCAATGGAACAGCGCATTAACAACTCTTTTGAGAATTTTATTAAACGCTCCAACGACTGGGCCGAGGACTTTAACAGGCAGTTTATAGCCATTAACGTTAAACATATAGTCGGCACTACAGTTCTTATATTTGCCGTTTTCGGAGCTTTGTTCGGTTACGCCGTAGGCGGTTTTACCGGCGTTATAGTGTTTTTGCTTATTTTAGGTTTGGGTGCCAAAGTAAGTAAAGGCATGCCCGGCACTGTTTTAAAAAATTTAAAAAGAAGGCGCGGTACCAAGATAAACAACCAGTTGATGGACTCTCTTATTTTGCTTTCTAACTCTCTAAAAGCGGGTATGGATATAGTGCAGGCTTTTGAAATGGTTTCAAAAGATATGAAACCGCCTATAGCGGACGAATTTGGGCTTGTTATTAAAAACTACCAGCTGGGTTCCTCTTTCGAGCAGGCCCTCGAAATGATGGAAGACCGTGTGGAAAACCGTCTTTTATCTTACATGATAAAAGCTATTGTTTTACAAAGGCAGGTAGGCGGTAATCTGACTAAAATTTTTGAACGTATAGTCGAAACTATAAGGGAAGAAAGCAAACTTGAGGAGAAACTGCAGGCTATGACCGCGCAGCAAAGAATACAATCTATTGTTGTGGGTATTATGCCTTGGCTTATGATAAGCGTTATGTTCTTGTTCAGGCCTGACGCTATGATAAACTTTTATACAAGCGGTATAGGTTTGATAGTGCTTTTCTTCTGTATTTTCTGGATACTTATGGGTATGAAAATGGTAAGTAAATTAGGGGAAATAAAGGTATAG
- a CDS encoding ATPase, T2SS/T4P/T4SS family, producing the protein MSELSGRTEGKVIAFSGPKEGAGRTTLLLNLAVLWAGMQKRPVLIVPLDPLARQEHTFYLDIKTPVTAADIVKSLGATTIAVAGGLLRGKISMSQYGVGVMPLGNTRGQVSAMSPRILMPILARLSQTFDIFLDIDSSFPMQSFAFDIADKVFWITQATRNHLNTTVKMFNEYKEMSFPMERLDVVCNMYDMPGSIAHEEVDRFFKSLGKDVSVFLPWDDSVMAASNRREIEAVSNPHSDWVSEGLRILIHRIETVTPSIRDWMSSVSDEDFTEASREIWTALVGGGAGGGGAVPKFNHEATAEEEARMSFWDELKQRVHKEVIKALELERIVISDESNSEQTRKRVGEIIEEILQKQPNLQFSREQRVRFATELLDEILGLGPLEGLMRDPSVTEIMVNSFDKIFIEQKGKLTLTKYRFRNNDQVVQVIKRIVAPLGRRIDESVPLVDARLKDGSRVNAIIAPLAVSGPSLTIRRFSQKPFGPEDYYRFGTISRECMDFLKECVKIRKNIIISGGTGTGKTTFLNALSTYIPSDERIITVEDTAELRLQQVHWISLESRPANIEGKGEITIQDLVKNCLRMRPDRIVVGECRGKEALDMLQAMNTGHDGSLATIHANNPKDGLTRLEAMCMMGSADLPIWAIREMVSSAVNMIVQLSRFSDGSRKVTYITEILGQKDGIIHTNDLFRYRQTSIDEETGKVQGHFAATGNKPSFYDDFKSKGINIDESVFAAPNTPAPPKVN; encoded by the coding sequence ATGTCAGAACTATCGGGCAGAACAGAAGGTAAAGTAATCGCTTTTTCAGGGCCTAAAGAAGGTGCCGGAAGGACTACTTTGCTTCTTAATTTAGCTGTTTTGTGGGCGGGCATGCAAAAACGTCCGGTACTGATAGTTCCTTTAGATCCTTTGGCAAGACAAGAGCATACTTTTTATTTAGATATTAAAACCCCGGTAACTGCTGCGGATATAGTTAAAAGCTTAGGCGCAACCACAATAGCTGTTGCGGGCGGGCTTTTACGTGGTAAAATATCGATGTCACAATACGGCGTGGGCGTGATGCCGCTTGGCAATACAAGAGGCCAGGTGTCTGCTATGAGCCCTAGGATATTAATGCCTATTTTAGCGCGCCTTTCCCAGACTTTTGACATTTTTTTAGATATAGACTCATCTTTCCCCATGCAGTCATTTGCCTTTGACATCGCGGATAAAGTTTTTTGGATAACCCAGGCTACAAGAAACCATTTAAATACAACTGTTAAGATGTTTAACGAATATAAGGAAATGAGTTTTCCTATGGAACGTCTTGACGTTGTTTGTAATATGTATGATATGCCCGGCTCTATAGCGCATGAGGAAGTTGACAGATTTTTTAAAAGTTTGGGAAAAGACGTTTCAGTTTTTTTACCGTGGGACGACAGCGTTATGGCGGCCTCAAACAGGCGTGAGATTGAAGCGGTTTCAAACCCCCATTCAGACTGGGTTAGCGAAGGTCTTAGAATTTTGATTCACAGGATTGAAACGGTAACGCCTTCCATAAGAGATTGGATGAGCAGCGTCTCCGATGAAGATTTTACCGAAGCTTCCAGAGAGATATGGACGGCTCTTGTAGGCGGCGGCGCGGGGGGCGGCGGCGCGGTTCCCAAATTTAACCATGAGGCTACTGCGGAAGAAGAAGCCAGAATGTCTTTTTGGGATGAGCTTAAACAAAGAGTGCATAAAGAAGTTATTAAAGCTTTGGAACTTGAAAGAATTGTTATAAGCGATGAGTCTAACAGCGAGCAAACCAGAAAAAGAGTGGGGGAAATTATTGAGGAAATTTTGCAAAAGCAGCCTAATTTGCAATTTTCAAGGGAGCAGCGCGTAAGGTTCGCCACGGAACTTTTAGATGAAATTTTGGGTTTAGGGCCTTTAGAAGGTTTGATGAGAGACCCTAGCGTTACAGAAATTATGGTTAACTCTTTTGATAAGATTTTTATTGAACAAAAGGGTAAATTAACTTTAACAAAATACAGATTCAGAAATAATGACCAGGTTGTGCAGGTTATTAAAAGAATTGTTGCCCCGTTGGGAAGACGTATAGACGAATCTGTGCCCTTAGTTGACGCGCGTTTAAAAGACGGGTCGCGTGTTAACGCAATTATAGCTCCATTGGCGGTTTCGGGCCCTTCGCTTACTATAAGAAGATTCTCGCAAAAACCTTTTGGCCCGGAAGATTATTACAGATTTGGCACCATCAGCCGCGAGTGTATGGACTTTTTAAAAGAGTGTGTAAAAATCAGGAAAAATATTATTATTTCCGGCGGTACCGGTACCGGTAAAACCACATTTTTAAACGCTCTTTCCACTTATATTCCTTCGGACGAACGTATTATTACCGTGGAAGATACCGCTGAATTACGCTTGCAGCAGGTACACTGGATTTCCTTGGAAAGCAGGCCGGCCAACATTGAAGGAAAAGGTGAAATTACTATTCAGGATTTGGTTAAAAACTGTCTGCGTATGAGACCTGACCGTATTGTAGTAGGCGAGTGCCGCGGCAAAGAAGCGTTGGATATGTTGCAGGCTATGAACACCGGCCACGACGGTTCTTTGGCCACAATCCACGCCAATAACCCTAAAGACGGTCTTACTCGTTTGGAAGCCATGTGTATGATGGGCAGCGCCGATTTGCCTATTTGGGCTATTAGGGAAATGGTGTCATCGGCGGTTAATATGATAGTCCAGCTTTCAAGATTTTCGGACGGGTCGAGAAAAGTTACTTATATTACGGAAATCCTGGGGCAAAAAGACGGGATTATTCACACCAACGATTTATTCAGATACAGACAAACAAGTATTGATGAAGAAACAGGTAAGGTGCAAGGTCATTTTGCCGCTACCGGTAACAAACCGTCTTTTTATGATGATTTTAAATCAAAAGGCATTAATATTGACGAGAGTGTTTTTGCCGCGCCTAATACTCCCGCGCCGCCAAAGGTTAACTGA
- a CDS encoding type II and III secretion system protein, which yields MKNKKFASKVCLTILAALLVMPGALHARKTNLVSVSADIVEISGSINSNIGFSWYNIFDFAEKEIPGVLEIGSFERKTALTTRLRLMENEGKAQILSNPKIVTRTGTNANISVGGQIPFPEVNNQGVGTSMLDYGVILNVMPTIIPEQSNLINLQVNLEVSAPDYSRTVSVGSTTVPSINKRRVETQVELHSGETLVIGGLKSSSRNVSVDRIPLLGRLPLIGLLFRNKDTLDEQRSLFLFVTVEIVE from the coding sequence ATGAAAAATAAAAAATTTGCATCAAAAGTCTGTTTAACAATTCTAGCAGCATTACTTGTAATGCCAGGCGCGCTTCATGCCCGCAAAACAAACCTTGTGTCTGTCAGCGCCGATATCGTTGAGATAAGCGGTTCGATAAACAGCAATATCGGGTTTTCCTGGTACAATATATTTGATTTTGCGGAAAAAGAAATACCGGGTGTTTTGGAAATAGGCTCTTTTGAAAGAAAGACGGCTCTTACAACAAGGTTAAGACTTATGGAAAACGAAGGTAAAGCGCAGATACTTTCTAACCCCAAAATCGTTACTAGAACAGGTACAAACGCCAATATTTCCGTAGGCGGACAAATACCTTTCCCCGAAGTTAACAACCAGGGCGTGGGCACAAGCATGTTAGATTACGGCGTTATATTAAACGTAATGCCTACTATTATTCCAGAACAAAGCAATCTTATTAACCTTCAGGTTAATTTAGAGGTTTCCGCGCCGGACTATTCCCGAACGGTTTCAGTCGGCTCAACAACAGTTCCGTCAATTAACAAAAGAAGGGTTGAGACGCAGGTTGAACTTCACAGCGGCGAAACGCTTGTTATAGGCGGATTAAAGAGTAGCAGCCGTAACGTGTCCGTTGACAGAATTCCGCTTTTGGGCAGACTTCCTTTAATAGGGCTTTTGTTTAGAAACAAAGATACTTTAGACGAACAGAGATCATTGTTCTTATTTGTTACAGTAGAAATAGTGGAGTAA
- the cpaB gene encoding Flp pilus assembly protein CpaB has translation MKKGVFLPLVIAILAAVVYFIILFSNQSKFEENSKLERVVIAIRDLPERKVITKGDLGVIEMPNKFLQKDAFTVTRDSDITKLENNLVTRIAIPKGNQVSKAALTSLSPEAGLSARVSPLWRGFVLTDVPSSVANLIKPDDWVDVLLTFDAYMKNTGQKEKITATILQRIKVLGVGNDLGQGMDANQLRATREREASASAFNDSSAISLALHPRDAQYLALAKEEGIITLVVRRREDQGVHSIAIASLTEMFK, from the coding sequence ATGAAAAAAGGTGTATTTCTACCGCTTGTTATAGCTATTTTGGCGGCCGTGGTTTACTTTATAATACTTTTCTCAAACCAGAGCAAGTTTGAAGAAAACAGCAAACTTGAAAGAGTTGTTATCGCTATCAGGGATTTGCCTGAAAGAAAAGTTATTACAAAAGGTGATTTGGGCGTTATTGAAATGCCTAATAAATTTTTGCAAAAGGACGCTTTTACAGTTACAAGAGATTCTGATATAACAAAATTGGAAAATAACCTTGTGACAAGAATAGCTATTCCAAAAGGAAACCAAGTCAGCAAAGCGGCTTTAACCTCACTCAGTCCTGAAGCGGGTTTAAGCGCTAGGGTATCTCCTTTATGGAGAGGTTTTGTTTTAACCGATGTTCCGAGTTCCGTGGCTAACCTTATTAAGCCGGACGATTGGGTTGACGTGCTTTTAACTTTCGACGCTTATATGAAGAACACCGGACAGAAAGAAAAAATTACCGCTACAATTTTACAAAGAATTAAAGTGCTTGGCGTGGGTAATGATTTGGGGCAGGGTATGGACGCTAACCAACTCAGAGCTACCAGAGAAAGAGAAGCAAGCGCTTCAGCTTTTAACGACAGTTCCGCTATCAGCTTGGCATTACACCCCAGGGACGCGCAGTATTTGGCCTTAGCTAAAGAAGAAGGCATAATAACTCTTGTAGTAAGAAGACGTGAGGACCAGGGCGTACATTCAATAGCAATAGCCAGTCTTACGGAAATGTTTAAATAA
- a CDS encoding TadE family protein gives MIRKRGGQTVVELLMILPIFMFMLFLVLELGNIAYHTIIAHHAAYEMARVGGMVGVTRPGAPTDKGRIESKLKEQSALMFAGRQDKITFKVSLDRTSMDPQSTAHPNEDVIVEVYYPVRLVFPGTSFIFADPPKRLGRRELRATVRMPVERPLLN, from the coding sequence ATGATACGCAAGCGTGGAGGGCAGACTGTAGTTGAGTTATTGATGATTTTACCGATTTTTATGTTCATGCTTTTTCTTGTTCTTGAACTTGGTAATATCGCCTATCACACGATTATAGCCCACCACGCAGCGTATGAAATGGCAAGGGTAGGAGGCATGGTCGGCGTAACAAGGCCGGGCGCCCCTACGGACAAAGGACGTATAGAAAGCAAACTTAAAGAGCAAAGCGCTTTAATGTTTGCGGGCAGACAGGATAAGATTACTTTTAAAGTATCTTTAGACAGAACAAGTATGGACCCGCAGTCTACTGCGCATCCTAACGAGGACGTTATTGTTGAAGTATATTACCCGGTGCGTTTGGTATTTCCGGGCACAAGTTTTATTTTTGCCGATCCTCCCAAAAGATTGGGCAGGAGAGAGCTTAGAGCGACAGTGAGGATGCCGGTTGAAAGGCCGCTTCTTAACTAA
- a CDS encoding class III signal peptide-containing protein, which translates to MKYFVKMQIALAQLKSKKGQGTVEYLLMLGVIVGVALIAGAAVKAFMPELFDNIKTKILGGVGQM; encoded by the coding sequence ATGAAATATTTCGTAAAAATGCAAATTGCTTTAGCCCAGCTTAAAAGCAAAAAAGGTCAGGGTACAGTTGAATACTTACTTATGCTTGGCGTAATCGTTGGCGTCGCTCTTATAGCCGGCGCTGCCGTAAAAGCGTTCATGCCTGAGCTTTTTGATAACATCAAAACGAAGATTCTTGGCGGCGTAGGCCAAATGTAA